Within the Drosophila melanogaster chromosome 3R genome, the region TTTCTTGGCGCCGGGCAAAGATACATTTCCAGCGGCATGACCAACGAGGGGAATATTTAGTTGTAGCATAAACAAAAAGTGCAGAGGAATAATCTTCGGACCCGAACTAGGACATTCAACCTTGGTAGCCTGGCATTTATGCTTATTTCGGAGCTTCCACCAGCCGggtgaaattcatttttggctTATCCATGAAGCTCTGACTGCAAACTTCAATCTTTTAATGGCTTGCCTGGCACATAAAGCACAAATAATCGTTCCTACATGTCTGTTGACTCCTCGTAAACAGCAAATCTATGTGGGATAATGGTTTGCATAAACAGGGGAGACGAAGTGCAGCGAAAAACTCAAACTGAATAaccgaaaagcgaaaaacaattCAAAACCAAGTGTACATCTCAGTTATTTTGCATAGAAAATTCATTTACGACTCTGTTCGGAGATAAAGCGAATCAGCAATGTAAATGTTAAGTTTTGGGGTTCCAGTAAGCATTTTTCAGACTAACAGAAGTggcatttctttttattttatcagaTAAGTGGGAACTTTATTTTATCCAGCGCTTTGTTTTGCCACCAAGCATCGTTGCACCCCTAATGGCAATATGCATAATTAATTACTGCGTTTTATGCACTCCATGTTTGTTTCTAATTAACGTaaaattgttttcactttGTTCAACCGAAACTAAAGCTAATGGCTGGCTAACAACTACTGTCAGTCCTCACAGTGCAccaatcaatttaattaaattgctcgTTTTCCcgtaattcaatttaaaagtgTAATATATTGAGCGCAAAGCTTAAAATTCCAGCCAGATAAATTGCTTGATgtgaaatacaaattttaatacTCGCTTTAATGCAAAAGAATCCCTATGAAAATATCAGAAAATGCCgggaataaataaattgagagTAAACCAAGCAAAAAGGACTAATTAGCACAGTTAACTGAAACGAAAGTAAAGCAGGATGAGGGCTGAAATCGAGTCTTTGGATGCTAAAAATTACTGGATACTAAAAGTTCTGTCCAGATATACACAGTTGACCTCGATTTGTTGGGGTCTGCCTTGAACATAATTATCGACAAGTGCTCCTCCAGCCGCAAAGCTGCTTAGCTTTTGTTTCTCTTGCCTATTCGACTGTTGTTCTTTAAAGCCCATTTTCTATTGCTTATTTATGCGCAACAGTTGGCCCCTTGTCTTGGCCAAGAAACAAAAGTGAGCCGCCTCGTCTTTGATGCTCTTTGCGGTGGCTAGAAGCATTCGAATTTATTGACTTGGGACCGCGATGATAGGaagaataataacaaaaaaattattgggaataTACAGTTCAAAAGCGCAAACATTGGTGGTTGAAtaagcaaaaaataatatttagtGATTTATTGAAGGTTATCTTAAATTATAGTTGaattgaaaacttttaataataaacattaattaattttggtaataaatataacatttgcatattaaaggtatttatttcattataaGAGCTCActtgataatatatttttttactgGAAGccgtttaaaatatttctgtgATGGATCAAACATTCAGTATTAAAACCTATTTGGTTTCAATCGatgcaaataattatttatgagCTATTGTTTTgggtaaattaattttttcgaATATTTGCCTATTGTAATGAAAAGCAGGAATATTCTAGCTAGAGGCATTTCTGGTTTCCAGTTTGGAAAATGAGTGTAATTCGTTATTTTCCAAATTGGAGAGAGCATTTGCAGTTCGTATATCACATTTGCGATGGAGTGCGCCCACCCCCTCTCCGTGTTCACATAATTCCGATGCTTTTTACACAAAACGATTTCGATTGCCAGATCTTGGCAGCAAATGCTGAGACTTGGGGCCACTTTTTGTAGGTCGATGTTTTCGGCGGACTGACGCCCACGCCAATGCCTTCACTTTGACATAGACTCATCCACTCATAGACCCACAGATACAGCCCCAAATAAATAGATGTCCACAATCAGAATCGCACTCACACCAACACGCACGTTCTGTTCTGACACTGAGCTCCGAGTTGCTCAATTAATTTTGATTGCAGCCTTGGCAGCTGTTTTTGCTTTTACCCTAGGTGTTTTGTTTGTGCTGCCGCCCTCACACTTTTCATCGAGGACTTTCCACAGACATAGTTCATGGTTAAGTTCATTTGTccataaattttcatattcgagcattttgttttcgttgtgtgtgaaataaataaataagaaaattattcATTCGCTTGGGTGAGAAAAATTCATTGAGCGTTTTTAGATGAAGCGTGAATATACCACAAGGCTGAGGTTTATCAAAGATTCTGCGATTCACTcggtaattgtaaaattgtaaaatgcaattaattaaaccaAAGTGGATTTATGCTTTGAAGCGAATAATTTGCTAAGCTGAGCATTCATCACTTATGCTATGGaagaatttaaaaaagaaaatcacaGATTTATGTGTGCCAGGTGTGAAAAGATATGCACATTCAcgccctttaaaatttgtttatgtttattttgagTAGATTTTATGGAGCACCTTGCCTGAAAACTTAAACTTGAACTTGGCCAAATGTCTGACTGGATAATTAAATTACTCTATCGCAGAGTGCagcgaaataaacaaatgaaagCCTTTaaactttgttgtgtttgcttTTAGCCAAATTATCTGGTGCTAAAACTTTGTCATATGGGAAAAAGTTTTAATGTAATTGCAAAATGATTTTAGTTTCACTAGATTTTCggctgaaataaaaaaaatgaaatggctTTATTGAAAGTTTGGGAATATTTTTGAGAGTGATCCGCACTTATTGCCAGTGGGATTAGGTGGAGCCCACACAAATATGTATCTTTGGGATACAAGTATGCGCTTTTGACTAAGCATAATTGCTGGCAAATTGCTTGAAATTTGTTCTGCCAACCATGAAAGCGAAAGGGAAACGACTTCAATACCAGATATCTGGCACACTTCTGTCTGAGATAATTCtcaatctttttttttatttccctcCACTTTTCACGCGGTGACGTCACAAAGAGTTTCCGCCGGGCATCCGCGGTTTGCATCTAAATTTGCTTTTCCCGCTCCTTCCCTGCGTCACCATGGTTTTATTTCGGGCGATTTTGGCATCGGGCAAATCTATATCTGCCCGCTGACGTCGACGTCGACAgaagcggcagcggcagcggcattAGCCTAACCTAAAATCGTTTTCAGCATTTTCGTAAATTATCTTAGGCCAAATGGAAAACTGTTTCAACAAACCTGCGTCAGTTGAAATTTGTGTCTCAAACGCGCCACACgctaatttgcatttgcatttcactttcaaATCTAATAATTCACAATGGCTGTAAGTTCCACAAGCTTCGTAAAGGATAATTAAGTGTCCTGGgtgtattaaattaaatcgagcaaattattattataatttgtattattgAGTATTTGATACATTTTGGATTTTTCTCTAAGAATGTCCGAGTATCAGGCTTAATTGAATTGCCAATTTCCTCATTTTGGATTTTTCGTTTCCGATTTCTCTTTCAAAGTGAAAAAAGCCTGAAAAAGGCTGcctcacaaaaaaaaaaaaaattgagctgatataattgtttatgaaataaaattattcaaCCGTTGATAGTAGAAAAGTCACGTAGTTGTGAATATACCCATTCAATTAATATGCACACTCGTTCACAGAGAGGTatcaaataaaacgaaacaaataaGGAAATCAACAAATTAAAGTGAAGCGAAAAAAGTGCGaagtaaatacaaaatacatttttgaaaaagtgcCAAATATCAGCATATTCATTTGTATGAAAATGcttattaaaacaatatattgCCCGTTGATTTATGCCTTTATATACATTTACGTACGTTTATAAGCAGTAATCAGCTCACACAAATGCATAAAGCAATCAGtgtttgtatgtatttataattaaataagcaattaaaagacaaaatatttaattgcaaacaGCGCGagcgatttaattaaaaatttcttaaattggttaaatatttaaatagtcAATTAACATTTGGCCCAGACATATATTGTGTggattatatacatattatcCTACTTATTATCCTACATTGTATAACCAGATCCTGATGCCAGAGGCTCATGTAGAGTTTTCTGGCCAAGTGATTTCAGCTACGCCCACTCGCAGCAGCTGCCAGATCATAATTCATTCTCATATATCGCGTATTTGTGCTATTTATTTCCcctatatattaaaataaaaaatcactTAGTTGACAGTCTGGCCGGGGGATGACAAATGCCCTTGGGCCATTGGGCCATTGGGATGCCCGGTAGTTAACCAGCCATTAATTCCCATCGAATCGATGGAAAAGAGTGGCCTCCATTTGGTCGCAAATCACTCAGGACGCAGGACTTTACAATTCAATACAAACAAATTACGCATTTCATGCATCATTCGGTATTCGGCATTCCTTTTGCACTTTCGATTCATAATTAATTTGCGAATTTTCCGCTGTTGACATTTGTCTCTCAATAATGCTGACAAGTTTTTGCGACAGACAGTCAAAGCCACTGGGCCATAACTTTGTTCTTAATTGAACTTAATTATTTGCTGAATTATGCGGAGTGATGGCACAGATGCATAAAAAAACATTTGGCGACCGGTGTCTTTGGGGGCcattggattttttttttgtttctttgctCTTTGActgattttactttttataattaattccCGCCGACCTGGTGACAGTTTGTGTTGCAAAAACTTTCAATTTATGAATACAAATTACGATGTGATACATTTTTTAGCAGCAGTGTGCATTTATTATGAATgttcagtatttttttttttttgaacgaACGCCATATgcttataatatattttttaagtccCCTTTTCTGTGTAGTATAGTTATAATCATGACCTTTTTTGGTCACTCCGGACTATgacatattttaattaatgcatatatatttgcgggttttgatttattgcatttttaaggAAAAATTCTGTAATGATGACTTCATGCTTTAAACAAAATTTGGAATTTCGAACAATTTCAATGTTTATTGCTGCGAAAAGGCAAACTGTTGAGCCAAAATATCGCCACTAATGATCAgccaaaaacccaaacaatTCGTTGACGAGCGTCTGCCGCTTTCTTGGCAACAATGCAAAGGCCATAACCATAAAGTCCAAGGGAAGACGCGAAATTTTAATGCACTTTTGCATAGCTTAGCTCGTCTTTTACAATCCCCTCAAGGCCACGAGGCGGCGTctgtaaaaaataaacttttcataagaaataaatgatataaaacagcaaacaaaaagagacCGTCTGATTGTCAGCCCCCTTGTGTTTGGGCAAAATGCTCGTTTCACTTGGTTAATATTGGCCAGCATCCGCCAATTGGCAGCTGGCCAAATGACAAATTGAAATAACAGCAGCAAAATGAGCGTTTATCTTCAtgtgcaaatgaaaatttttatttatgccagCAGCCGGAAAAAGGCAACTAAAAAGAGGGCGCCAttcagccaaacaaaaaatcacCGCCCAAGTCGAGGGTTATTTGAAGGTCAATTTaaagcaacaaaataaatacatgttttgaaaaaatttcataaaaattaatactTGTTTAAGGACGAAGatacatttcattttcttaCTTTTAGTCTTACTTTTTTCTAGTAAGTTCAACGCATTTctgaatatttttcaaatcaaTTTGATTAAACTCACGGAACTACTAATACTAAAAATAAGTCAAGTTGTATTGATTGCCATGATACCAATTAGGAAATagcttattaaataataatactaataaaataatttatatttgaatagatatctataaaaataaataataataataataagtataatttatataagtataaataaattactgAATTACAGATACTGAAACATCCGTATAGGGTCGAGCTATAAATCGTCCTTCTAGTGCATCCTAGTAAATCATTGTACTCTAAGAATAACGGATGTATTCGCCACATGTCCTTAAAGTATTAAAGGTCTCGATAGTATTTCCCCTACGTGACTTTTATTCCCAGATTGTCGGTCTGAAATGAACTGGCAGTATTGGCACTGGCTGACCACAATCGATATCACTTAGCTGTTCATCACctataaaatgatttttttatgCAGCGACCTGGACATGGGGGGTATACAGAGAGAAAAGAACCAACTGCCAAGCGGCCAACCAGATAAACCAATTAATAATGAGAAAACAGAGCCAAGAGCCAAACGTGAAATGCAATTCTATCAGAAgatcaacagcaacaacaacgctcTCTGGTTTGTTTGtacattcaattaaaaaaacacctgaaaatatattgaaataaaaaaaaaaaaaaagacgagaAATAAACTCGTCTTCGAAATCGAATTGGAATTAAAGCAATTGCGAATGCAAATTGACGTACAATTCATTAAAATCCCCTTGGCTCATTGGTTGCCATTAAAGCGTGCCGATGGCTCGGTTGCCGTCCAAGCTCGATTTTTATACTCGAAAATATACACATACTCGTATTTACGCATAAATAcatactttaaataaataaataatttcccTCCctggaaatatgaaaatgccGTTGCCATGAGCTTGGATGTGCAACAGACTGTTGTGCAGCTctcaaataataacaataaataaaatggcaaaagtaacgaatatttaaaatgcaaaaagaaggaaaagttCAAATTCGTTATAACCCGTGTAATCATGGCTAGAATTAAAATATAACCAGGTCTATCAaacttattttctttttctatcCCAGTATTGAACAAGCTTCTTTAACACCTTTTTCGCTGGGTAGAACAAAAACATGCATTATGTTAGTAAAATTAAATGGCATATATTGTATGTTCGGCTACAATGTTATTGGTATTgaatgttattattttttaatgtttgcACTTTGTGTGAAATTTGACATTTTGCGGGCATTTTGGTTTCGACCAAAAAATTTATACGATTCAGAACGCCTGGCCACAAATCAAATGACAGCTTAAAACGTACAAACAAAAAGCCGCAATTGGCCGgcaaagcaataaaaataaaataaaaatcgccACGAACAATGGACGATAAATTAGCAGAAATGGGCGAAATATTAATGAGCCTAGATGCATATAAGCATCGGATTTCAATtacgaaaatatttcagtttGGTAATTGTTGCACATAAGCACTGCTGAACACGggataaatattttatgcgcGAATATACAATAgcattgtttttaattagcaATACTTGTTCTGGGGTCAATTAGATTTGTGTTGGCGCTGCCAAGAGGGCACAACAATATGGAAGTTGGttgaaatttctttgacaataatcaaatttaaagACCACAATTCAGTTTGTTTGAATGAACTGTGCGACGGCAATTGACCCCAGAGTGAATTTATTGCCTTCAcgtaaatttcaattaaacagTTAGTGGCTTTCCCTGTCAACTGTCCCATAAAATGCTCGAATGAACGGACAGGACTCGCGGTGTCggaatcaaaattaattaattggaAAATGAATCTATTTCTGGCCGGCGCTCTTCCAGTGCCGCCTCTGTTCCGCTTTGTTTGTATCTGCCTTGATTTGGGCATTTTCCAAATGGAATCACACGGACGTAGGACACTAAGCCCTCATGCTGACCCTTGAACTCTGTCCAATCTGCGCCGGGGATTTGGCCTGTTCGCTACTCGACAATTTCATGACCCTCCTGGCTGGCCTTGTTTGTGCCGCAATTGTCTACTATTACAGCAAATTGATTTGCCTGGCACTTAGCAGCAGCTATCTTGTTTCAACCGCCTACGTCCACTTTTCCACGTtctaatttcccattttccgccgTAGCCACGCAACAaggaacaggaacaggaaGTGCTCAACTGGGTGTTCGCCGTGATTGGCGAGAAGGTCCCCAGCGGGCAGTACGAGGACATTCTCAAGGACGGCATCTGGCTGTGCAAGCTGGCCAACAAACTGGCCCCCGGATCGGTGAAGAAGATCCAGGAGCGCGGCACCAACTTCCAACTGATGGAGAACATCCAGCGTTTCCAGGCAGCGGTCAAGAAGTACGGTGTGCCCGAGGAGGAGATCTTCCAAACCGCCGATCTTTTCGAGCGTCGCAACATCCCCCAGGTCACCCTCTCCCTGTACGCCCTTGGACGCATCGTAAGTATTACCCAATGGATGGATTGATTATAAATctcttttttcaaaataatctGAATAATTTTTTCCCTATCCGCAGACGCAAAAGCACCCCGAGTACACTGGCCCCACACTGGGACCCAAGATGGCCGACAAGAACGAGCGCAGCTTCACCGAGGAGCAGCTCCGTGCCCACGAGGGTGAGCTCAACCTGCAGATGGGCTTCAACAAGGGCGCCTCGCAGGCTGGACACGGTGGTATGGGCAACACCCGCCACATGTAAGGCACCACCATCCCAACCGATCCCGGAAAGAAAAACACCACAACACACTCAACCACACAAACACCGAAATCTAATTAGTTCAAACAAAAAGTGGGTTTTGTATCTCGTGCGTCATGGCGCATGATTTAAGCAGTGCCAAGCTctaaatgtaatttatataatatgaaacaaataaattaattaattttaatataaatatcaagTTGTTATGTTCCGCCAGTCTGCGTGGATTAGCATTATGCTGTTGTTAATTAGCGGCCAGAGTTGTGCGATTGCCGGCAGTTAGTCGAGCGGTTTAAGTGGTTTTCCCACCGCATTCTATTCCCCCATCTCCTCATCAATTCCATCCAGGTGGGgggccatttccatttgctcACCTCGCATGAGACACCTTTATTTCTCTGTCAGCGACTGTGGCTCCTTCGGATGCCGAGGCTGTTGCTCTTCCGTTGCCTGGTCCACCAGAGATTACACAAATTACAATTTCAACGCCTGCACTGACAGCGATAAGCATAAGAAATGTCAAGGCCATTTGTATTTCCATCTGGGCTGGTGTGTGTCCATAGGGTATGAAAGACAAAGACTCAGGTGAGTTGGCGAAAAAAGGGCCTTGAAAGTCTGTTTGATTTTCTGTGCACGGGGAGAAAATATGTGGATTGATCCTATGAAATTATGGAATAATAGACAATAGTATACactattttaaacattttctgaTAAATACTCAGAAGCCATTATTTACATTAAAGGTAAATCTATTATTTTACAAATCTTGAGATATTTTTTGGAAATAAAACAACATATTTGAGAAAAACCATTGCGTATTTatagttttaaataatattctttAACGAGACCGATACGAGTATTCTCCAATCATTTTTTGAATGTGTCGTTACCTTTGGCATCCTTAAGCTGCAGGCAAGCAACGAACTGCGAATATAATGACGGCCACTGAACAAACATTCGAGCAACcgaagaaaaaggaaaaacttaTCAGACAGACAGTCAAAATGGCGAATGGCTTTCTGTACGTAAGTGTGTGCGTATCTGAATACTTGCTAGTGTTTGTGAGTATGCCAATGATCAGACAAAACGGAAATAGGATGTGAGGTGGTATGGGTGTGTATTGGGGGTGCGTGTTTAATTTCCACTTGTCGGGGTAAcagaaacgaaaacgaaaacaaaaacaaaacacaaagggACAGACGATGcgctagtgtgtgtgtgtgtgtctgtgtgtgtattaaatgaaatggTCACTTTGACAGTCAACTGACAGCCAGACTGAGCTTGTGTGCGCAAGTGAGTGTGATTGTGTTGCTTATGCGTGAGCATTCCCTACTccattaatttaattttatttatgttgacAATTGCTGTAACAAACACGCATGTCAGCATGCCCACAGTGAGCTAGGGGCCATGGTCACAGAGGCAGGGCGACATTTCCATTCAGCAATGCTGATTGTATTACAAATACTTTGCAACCCACTGCCCTGCACAgacgcaaacacacacatccacATACACGTTTCAGTAGGAAAGTATACTCTAATAATGCAATTTATTGGCAACCGTACCAGCACAGTTGACAATGACAATTGTTGACTTTCCCTTTTTAGTCGTTTGCCGTTCATGGTCCTTTATtccattttggttttttctgcAGCTTATGCATTCCACTGGGTGTTTTGTTGTTTcattgaatatatttaatttatatttattgtggTCAACATGACAATTTATTGTCATTTGTATTTATAGCCAGCTGAATGCTTTTTCATTCCCGGcattccacttttttttttcagcctCGATTTTCCCTGGAAAGGTACTaggattattatttatttcaggCTTCAATGGCATTGATTTCTATGTTttctctcatttttttttttgcactaaTTTGTGTAATTGCTCGTAAACGGAATGCGATTTTTGTTAATAACGTCAATTAGGTTAAATCCGCTTGAAGTTTTTATGATTCATTGTACGATTTTATTGGCATTTGCCCTTGGCAATGATTTATTTCACCAAATTCATTAATAGTATGAGCAAACGAATTATGTTTTTCCTTTTAGCATTCTAAAATTGTTACTTTAGCtaaatttctttgaatttATCTCCTTAATTACCCAATATTGGCTATATTTGCAAGCAATATTCTATGACCTAATTGAGTCAAGAACGATAAAAGGATCAAAAATGAAAGCCATGGGGATAGAAGGCATTTAAGCAGTGGCAACTGCTATGATTTTCTTTATTGTTATTTGGCCTGAACATGCAAGCGCATTTATTTTGCTGTTGACCAAGTTTCCTTGCCGCGAAGCGATTCGGTTTAGTTTCGGCTCGGTTTCAACGGACTAAGTTGTACAACATATTTCTACCTAATTGCGGAAACTTTGCAACAATTTATAGCTGCATTGCAGTGGCTGGTTTCCCAGACTTTCCTTCCTTGTCTTCCCTCACTGACTGCGGTTAACTAACTAAATGAAAGAGTTGATATTGGGCATAAATTTCGCAAATGGCAGTAGGTGAACCCAAACATCCAAGGTGTGCCAAAGGTTCCTCCGCGGCTTTCGCCCATCTGCAGTCCAACTTTTCGGTCACTTCAAGCATATTTCATGCTCAACTGCACATAACACGACTGTAAACAAAGCATCCTGGCAAATGACACTAAAACCCAGCGCATTAGGTCGTCCTTTCTCCTTCTGAGTGCCGGCTTGCCATCTCTATTCCTCTTGCCACAATAATTGCTGCCCAACCGCTTGCTGCAATCATAAACAAgccaaagcagcagcagcagcagcagtagaagCAGCCACGGATTCCGAATTCGAATCCGTTAACCAAACGAAACAAACCGGAGCACGGCAAAGCAGACTCCGGCAAATGCCAGTTGAGAGGCGTAATAACCAAGCCCCGAAACCGGACAACAACTAACCGAATAACAAGTGGTCAGACGTGTTTGGATTCCCTGATTCTCAGTAGTTTTGGAAAAGTATAATAACaagaaaatttataaaaatatcagACATTAGCtatcttaaacttaaaataaataaaagacaAAAATTTCCTAAAATggttattatttataaatatttcaagtaCTTGTTATAAGCTGTATGTTTgtatttcgaaatattttctGTTGTCTTAAACACAAcacgaaaaaacaaaagaaatgtttttatatGAACTTTTGTAGAGTTTTAGAGCGCAACATTTGTAATATGCAAGCTGTTTTTGAAAGGTAAGAAATAGCTTAAAAATCTCTAAAAGCTGCATACCACTCATTCTTCAGGTCTGTGGTTCCCTTACAGGGTATGTAAGTCCTGAATTACAAACAAGCTAACAGACTTAGTGCAGCTGCTCGATTGCTTGCgctaaacacacacacgcgctgCCTGGAGcttactttatatttatgcGGATAGTTCCTCCGGGCGGCGGTCATTAAGATGCAGGGTCCTTGCCGCCCTGCTCGTCCTTGCTGCCTTCCTCTGCTTCTCTGCTGTCAGACCGAGGATGCAGCGGAAAATGATTTGTGCGGGGCATAAACTGCGTGAATTCACAGTACAAATTGACTTGTTACAAAGCGAACAAAAATTCACCTGCCACACCGGGaatacctttttggccagcagcggTATTGAGTGGAATGGAGTGCCTGTGCGGGTTTGTAATCAGCTTTTGGCCCTGGATCCTCCACCT harbors:
- the CG5023 gene encoding uncharacterized protein, which gives rise to MAPRNKEQEQEVLNWVFAVIGEKVPSGQYEDILKDGIWLCKLANKLAPGSVKKIQERGTNFQLMENIQRFQAAVKKYGVPEEEIFQTADLFERRNIPQVTLSLYALGRITQKHPEYTGPTLGPKMADKNERSFTEEQLRAHEGELNLQMGFNKGASQAGHGGMGNTRHM